One genomic segment of Rhizobium viscosum includes these proteins:
- a CDS encoding ABC transporter substrate-binding protein, with product MTELKTNSGNPLHPSVPELCEQVRAGKIDRRGFLRAVAWLGVTAASASAFLGDSKPALAEETPTDGGTLRFGCQIQELTDPMMTSWIEASNLYRNSLEFLTYVDADNVTHPYLAKSWTPSADLKTWDFELDERAKWSNGDAFTPEDVIFNIQRWIAPDSQSSNKTAFSAVEKVEKTGDHAIRITLSRAVSSLPEQLYSYTCPMLHRDFVKGGANWPANPIGTGPFKLDAYEVGRQAVFSKRADYWGTPAHLDGIQYIDLGTDITTHLAALSSGQIDIIYRATIAEYDLMKSLPNIQILTGKAAHTLVMRMQSDQKPFDDIRVRKAVQLAADNKQMLDVAYRGEGEVGANFHVSPVQPDYFALPAVPRDVEKAKALLAEAGYKDGLDLELTLGNTQGTWEQDTAQVLQQNLAEAGIRLKLNVLPASQYWPIWDKVPFGLTYWAHRPLGAMTLDLAYRSGGAWNESHFASKEFDAALDKAMAVVDPAKRPEAMKDVQQILQDSGVIIQPYWPNRFSAAATTVRGFVLHPADYFRMDGVWLAKA from the coding sequence ATGACTGAATTGAAAACCAACAGCGGCAATCCGCTGCATCCCTCGGTGCCGGAACTGTGCGAACAGGTCCGTGCCGGCAAGATCGATCGCCGCGGTTTCCTGCGTGCCGTCGCATGGCTTGGTGTGACGGCGGCCTCCGCCAGCGCCTTCCTTGGTGACAGCAAGCCGGCACTCGCCGAGGAAACGCCGACGGATGGCGGCACGCTGCGTTTCGGCTGCCAGATCCAGGAACTGACCGATCCGATGATGACGAGCTGGATCGAGGCCTCGAACCTCTATCGCAACAGCCTGGAATTCCTGACCTATGTCGATGCCGATAACGTCACTCATCCTTATCTCGCCAAGAGCTGGACGCCGTCCGCCGATCTCAAGACCTGGGATTTCGAACTCGACGAGCGCGCCAAATGGTCGAACGGCGATGCCTTCACGCCCGAAGACGTGATCTTCAACATCCAGCGCTGGATCGCACCGGACTCGCAGTCTTCCAACAAGACAGCCTTCTCGGCCGTCGAGAAGGTTGAAAAGACGGGCGATCACGCGATCCGCATCACGCTGTCGCGCGCGGTTTCCTCGCTGCCCGAACAGCTCTATTCCTATACCTGCCCGATGCTGCACCGTGATTTCGTCAAGGGTGGCGCCAACTGGCCGGCCAATCCAATCGGTACCGGCCCCTTCAAGCTGGACGCTTACGAAGTCGGCCGTCAGGCCGTCTTTTCCAAGCGCGCCGATTACTGGGGCACGCCGGCCCATCTTGACGGCATTCAGTATATCGACCTCGGCACTGATATCACCACGCATCTCGCAGCCCTTTCGAGCGGCCAGATCGATATCATCTACCGCGCGACGATCGCCGAATACGATCTCATGAAGTCGCTGCCGAACATCCAGATCCTGACCGGCAAGGCTGCGCACACGCTTGTCATGCGCATGCAGTCCGACCAGAAGCCGTTCGACGATATTCGCGTGCGCAAGGCCGTGCAGCTTGCCGCCGACAACAAGCAGATGCTCGACGTCGCCTATCGCGGCGAAGGCGAAGTTGGCGCCAACTTCCACGTCTCCCCGGTTCAGCCCGATTACTTCGCCCTGCCGGCTGTGCCCCGCGATGTCGAGAAGGCCAAGGCTCTTCTCGCAGAAGCCGGCTACAAGGACGGTTTGGACCTTGAGCTGACGCTCGGCAACACGCAGGGTACCTGGGAACAGGATACCGCGCAGGTACTGCAGCAGAATCTGGCCGAAGCCGGCATCCGGCTGAAGCTCAATGTGCTGCCGGCCTCGCAGTACTGGCCGATCTGGGACAAGGTTCCTTTCGGCCTTACCTACTGGGCGCATCGCCCGCTCGGCGCCATGACGCTCGACCTCGCCTATCGTTCCGGCGGTGCCTGGAACGAGAGCCATTTCGCAAGCAAGGAGTTCGACGCCGCCCTCGATAAGGCGATGGCTGTCGTCGATCCGGCCAAGCGCCCTGAGGCCATGAAGGATGTCCAGCAGATCCTGCAGGATTCCGGCGTCATCATTCAACCCTACTGGCCGAACCGCTTCAGCGCCGCAGCCACCACCGTCCGCGGTTTCGTGCTCCATCCGGCGGATTATTTCCGCATGGATGGCGTCTGGCTCGCCAAGGCTTGA
- a CDS encoding ABC transporter permease, whose amino-acid sequence MRKAVTPYLSNPVVVIGGFLTIAWLLVAIFAPLLAPYDPIRTLLPLAKPGMADKSGNIFWLGTDKLGRDILSRLIYGARTVVIFSTLATLTAYVVGVALGLVAGYWRGWGDAVLSYIANVVLSFPVLVLYIVIIVVVGSSPFNIVLAVTFGSAPAIFRIVRGITIDVASRDYVAAAVTQGESTWRIMLFDILPNASGPLAVDFCLRLGYTAITIGTLGFLGLGLPPPTPDWGTMVNEGRAMAIAFPHLVIFPCLAISSLMLGLSLLADGLREVSEAQGRRA is encoded by the coding sequence ATGCGGAAAGCTGTAACACCCTATCTTTCCAACCCGGTCGTCGTGATCGGCGGTTTCCTGACGATCGCCTGGCTGCTGGTGGCGATCTTCGCGCCGTTGCTTGCGCCCTACGATCCGATCCGCACGCTGCTGCCACTCGCAAAGCCCGGTATGGCCGATAAGTCCGGCAACATCTTCTGGCTCGGTACCGACAAGCTCGGCCGCGATATTCTTTCACGCCTGATCTATGGCGCCCGCACGGTGGTGATCTTCTCCACACTTGCGACACTGACAGCCTATGTGGTCGGCGTGGCACTCGGGCTTGTCGCCGGGTACTGGCGCGGCTGGGGCGATGCGGTTTTGTCCTACATCGCCAATGTGGTCCTCTCCTTCCCGGTTCTGGTGCTCTATATCGTCATCATTGTCGTCGTCGGTTCCTCGCCCTTCAATATCGTGCTTGCCGTCACCTTCGGCAGCGCGCCGGCGATCTTCCGCATCGTACGCGGCATCACCATCGATGTCGCCAGCCGCGATTACGTGGCTGCAGCGGTGACGCAGGGCGAAAGCACCTGGCGCATCATGCTCTTCGATATTCTGCCCAATGCCAGCGGGCCGCTCGCAGTCGATTTCTGCCTGCGCCTTGGCTACACGGCGATCACCATCGGTACGCTCGGCTTCCTCGGCCTCGGCCTGCCGCCACCGACACCGGATTGGGGCACGATGGTGAATGAAGGCCGCGCCATGGCGATCGCTTTCCCGCATCTCGTGATTTTTCCATGCCTTGCGATCTCATCTCTGATGCTGGGCTTGAGCCTGCTGGCGGACGGATTGCGGGAAGTCTCGGAAGCGCAGGGGAGGCGCGCATGA
- a CDS encoding GMC family oxidoreductase: MTTCDYIIVGAGSAGCILAARLSESGRHNVLLIEAGGNDSSPWFRIPVGYARSYYDPKVNWMYWSEPEAALNGRRIYAPRGKVQGGSGSINAMIFVRGSADDFDDWKAAGNLGWGYEDVLPFFRKLETHAGGESKYHGAGGPIHVTPMRGQSHAITDRFLEACAELQLPLNADFNGENIEGAGIYDINTRNGVRSSSSLAYLRPALGRPNLAILRNSRVRRVIVDAEARATGVEVIGAGGITSYAARQEVILSAGAVDTPKLLQLSGIGDGAHLQSLGIPLVRHLPAVGKNLQDHLCASFYYRSTVPTLNDELGTIFGQARQALRYILTRRGPLALSVNQAGAFLRGSPEEERPNIQLYFNPLSYRIPTDPKAGLKPEPYSGFLLAFNSCRPTSRGSVSIVSPELTDAPQIRPNYLGTVHDEEEVIQGSRLVRRIMEAPALRAITEMEMPPSVEAQTDEELLSYFRGNSGSIYHLCGSAAMGPDASSSVVDASLKVHGINGLRIVDASVFPNITAGNINAPTMMVAERGAAMILAAA, encoded by the coding sequence ATGACGACATGCGATTATATCATCGTCGGCGCCGGCTCGGCCGGCTGCATTCTGGCGGCACGCCTCAGCGAAAGCGGCAGGCACAATGTGCTGCTGATCGAGGCCGGCGGCAACGACAGTTCGCCGTGGTTTCGCATCCCAGTCGGCTATGCGCGCTCCTATTACGATCCGAAGGTCAACTGGATGTATTGGAGCGAGCCGGAAGCCGCACTCAACGGCCGCCGGATCTACGCGCCGCGCGGCAAGGTGCAGGGTGGTTCGGGCTCCATCAATGCGATGATCTTCGTGCGTGGATCCGCCGATGATTTCGATGACTGGAAGGCCGCCGGCAATCTCGGCTGGGGCTATGAAGATGTGCTGCCCTTCTTCCGCAAGCTGGAAACCCATGCCGGCGGCGAGAGCAAATATCATGGCGCCGGCGGTCCGATCCATGTGACGCCGATGCGCGGCCAGTCGCATGCCATCACCGATCGTTTCCTGGAGGCGTGCGCCGAATTGCAGCTGCCGCTGAATGCGGATTTCAACGGCGAAAACATCGAAGGCGCCGGCATCTACGACATCAATACACGCAACGGCGTGCGCTCGTCTTCGTCGCTCGCCTATCTGCGGCCGGCGCTCGGGCGGCCCAATCTCGCGATCCTGCGCAACAGCCGGGTGCGCCGGGTGATCGTCGATGCGGAGGCGCGTGCCACAGGCGTCGAGGTGATCGGCGCGGGCGGTATCACCAGCTATGCGGCACGGCAGGAGGTTATCCTCTCGGCAGGTGCGGTCGATACGCCGAAGCTCCTGCAGCTTTCCGGCATCGGTGATGGCGCACATCTGCAATCCCTTGGCATTCCGCTCGTCCGGCATCTGCCGGCGGTGGGCAAGAATCTGCAGGATCATCTCTGCGCCAGTTTCTACTATCGTTCCACCGTGCCGACGCTGAATGACGAACTCGGCACGATCTTCGGGCAGGCGCGTCAGGCCCTGCGTTACATCCTGACGCGACGGGGGCCGCTGGCGCTCAGTGTCAATCAGGCTGGCGCCTTCCTGCGCGGCAGCCCGGAGGAAGAGCGGCCGAATATCCAGCTCTATTTCAATCCGCTCTCCTATCGCATTCCGACCGATCCGAAGGCGGGATTGAAGCCTGAGCCCTATTCGGGCTTTCTGCTGGCCTTCAACTCGTGCCGGCCGACGAGCCGCGGCAGTGTCAGTATCGTCTCGCCTGAATTGACAGATGCGCCGCAGATCAGGCCGAACTATCTCGGCACCGTTCATGACGAGGAAGAGGTGATCCAGGGCAGCCGGCTGGTGCGGCGTATCATGGAGGCGCCGGCGCTGCGGGCGATTACCGAAATGGAGATGCCGCCTTCAGTGGAAGCCCAGACCGATGAGGAACTGCTTAGCTATTTCCGCGGCAATTCCGGTTCGATCTACCATCTCTGCGGATCGGCAGCGATGGGCCCGGACGCCTCGTCGTCCGTGGTCGATGCATCGCTCAAGGTGCACGGCATCAATGGGCTCAGGATCGTCGATGCTTCGGTCTTCCCGAATATCACGGCGGGCAATATCAATGCGCCGACGATGATGGTGGCGGAGAGGGGCGCGGCGATGATCCTCGCCGCTGCCTGA
- a CDS encoding LacI family DNA-binding transcriptional regulator, with amino-acid sequence MTQNIGRDTAPTIADVAKLAGVSRAVASRALSNEPRPVSADKRERVVEAAARLGYKPNLLAQSLTTKTVNLIAVVVNHIHDLSDLDLFDRLLDQIQSIGKQVIMIRIGSVARVEEFLRNGVAYHVDAALVFSDFADAPTVRRMFRSDLVVMLNGLHDDLSPVVMPDEGSGIAEAVANAAKKGVKRAGLVTGRSSSPMEQARIGFYRQAFTKNGIELVHTVQGDYSYESGHAAAKELAGADCPDAIFCTSDAMAMGILDVCRADFPGNRPTRFRLYGFDNLSLTDFDAYPISSIGYDKSVYVEHIVDFIANPGDFHPGQPPVIVPTTYFPRLTA; translated from the coding sequence ATGACACAAAACATTGGCCGCGATACCGCTCCGACAATTGCCGATGTTGCAAAGCTGGCAGGAGTGTCGCGAGCGGTTGCGAGCCGGGCGCTCTCCAACGAGCCGCGGCCGGTTTCTGCCGACAAGCGCGAACGAGTGGTCGAGGCGGCCGCCCGGCTCGGCTACAAGCCGAACCTTCTGGCGCAGAGCCTGACGACCAAGACGGTCAATCTCATCGCCGTGGTCGTCAATCACATCCATGATCTCTCGGACCTCGATCTTTTCGACCGGCTGCTCGACCAGATCCAGTCGATCGGCAAACAGGTCATCATGATCCGCATCGGCTCGGTCGCCCGCGTCGAGGAGTTCCTGCGCAACGGCGTTGCCTATCATGTCGATGCGGCGCTGGTCTTTTCGGATTTTGCGGATGCGCCGACCGTCAGGCGCATGTTCCGCTCCGATCTCGTCGTCATGCTGAACGGTCTGCATGACGATCTCTCGCCCGTCGTCATGCCCGACGAGGGCAGCGGTATTGCCGAAGCCGTCGCCAATGCGGCGAAGAAGGGCGTGAAGCGGGCGGGTCTCGTCACCGGCCGTTCGTCCTCGCCGATGGAACAGGCGCGTATCGGCTTTTACAGACAGGCCTTCACGAAGAATGGCATAGAGCTGGTGCACACAGTGCAAGGCGACTATTCCTATGAGAGCGGGCATGCGGCGGCAAAGGAACTGGCTGGCGCTGATTGTCCGGATGCGATCTTCTGCACGTCAGATGCGATGGCCATGGGCATTCTCGATGTCTGCCGCGCCGATTTTCCCGGCAACCGGCCGACACGTTTCCGGCTCTATGGTTTCGACAATCTCTCGCTCACCGATTTCGACGCCTATCCGATTTCCTCGATCGGCTACGACAAGAGTGTCTATGTCGAGCACATCGTGGATTTCATCGCAAATCCTGGCGATTTTCACCCCGGCCAGCCACCGGTCATCGTGCCGACAACCTATTTTCCGCGCCTGACCGCCTGA
- a CDS encoding cupin domain-containing protein, giving the protein MSDDHDHKHIDWREHGVKVIPGNALDPNTAQTPGMNRATAINNARAGAEKIWAGTVTIHANAKTGAHHHGDLESIIYVVKGKARMRWGEHLEFTAEAGPGDFIYVPPFVPHQEINASRDETLECVLVRSGQEPVVVNLDIEPVEKPENVPWIDPIHRH; this is encoded by the coding sequence ATGAGCGACGATCACGATCACAAACATATCGACTGGCGCGAACATGGCGTGAAAGTCATTCCCGGCAATGCGCTCGATCCGAATACCGCCCAGACACCGGGCATGAACCGCGCGACCGCCATCAATAATGCGCGCGCCGGCGCCGAGAAGATCTGGGCCGGCACGGTGACGATCCATGCCAATGCCAAGACTGGCGCCCATCATCACGGCGATCTCGAGAGCATCATCTATGTGGTGAAGGGCAAGGCTCGCATGCGCTGGGGAGAGCATCTCGAATTCACCGCCGAAGCCGGCCCCGGCGATTTCATCTATGTGCCGCCCTTCGTGCCGCATCAGGAAATCAATGCCAGCCGCGACGAGACGCTGGAATGCGTACTCGTGCGCTCAGGCCAGGAACCCGTCGTCGTCAACCTCGATATTGAGCCGGTCGAAAAGCCGGAGAATGTGCCGTGGATCGATCCGATCCACAGACACTGA
- a CDS encoding mandelate racemase/muconate lactonizing enzyme family protein, with protein sequence MQIASLSTHVVAVPPPHIGGMYWIFVRLTTADGIEGVGEIYSTAFHPQALVPLIGDVFQRYLLGHDPHDVERFWRLAYSSGFTQRPDPTMMGIVSGLEIACWDIIGKAAGKPVHKLIGGRVHEKLRAYTYLYPKNAAGEYDYNDPDLAAECAMRMVEMGFTAVKFDPAGPYTAYSGHQVSLGVMDRCEEFCAKIRGAVGSSADLLFGTHGQMVPSSAIRLAQRLEKYDPLWFEEPVPPGQEEAMAEVARKTSIPISTGERLTTKYEFQRVLETGAASILQMNVARAGGILESKKIAGMAEAHYAQIAPHLYNGPIGAAASIQLAASSPNFLIHEAIVDFSGFYAEILKTPLRFEDGYLIPSDEPGLGVELNLDVVAKHSPYEGQRLHLQMDDKPADVKAFAPARG encoded by the coding sequence ATGCAGATCGCATCGCTTTCCACCCACGTCGTCGCCGTCCCGCCGCCGCATATCGGCGGCATGTACTGGATCTTCGTGCGGCTGACGACGGCTGACGGTATCGAGGGTGTCGGGGAAATCTACTCGACTGCCTTCCATCCGCAGGCGCTCGTGCCGCTGATCGGGGACGTCTTCCAGCGCTACCTGCTTGGCCATGATCCGCATGATGTCGAGCGCTTCTGGCGGCTTGCCTATTCGAGCGGCTTCACGCAGCGGCCGGACCCGACGATGATGGGTATCGTCTCTGGCCTGGAGATCGCCTGCTGGGATATTATCGGCAAGGCGGCGGGCAAGCCGGTGCATAAACTGATCGGCGGGCGCGTGCATGAGAAGCTGCGCGCTTACACTTATCTCTATCCGAAGAACGCAGCCGGCGAATATGACTATAACGATCCGGATCTCGCCGCCGAATGCGCGATGAGGATGGTCGAGATGGGCTTTACAGCCGTCAAGTTCGATCCGGCCGGCCCCTATACGGCCTATTCCGGCCATCAGGTTTCGCTCGGTGTCATGGACCGTTGCGAGGAATTCTGCGCCAAGATCCGCGGGGCTGTCGGCAGCAGCGCCGATCTGCTCTTCGGCACGCATGGTCAGATGGTACCGTCCTCGGCGATCCGGCTGGCGCAGCGACTGGAGAAATATGATCCGCTCTGGTTCGAGGAGCCGGTGCCTCCGGGTCAGGAAGAGGCTATGGCCGAGGTCGCCCGCAAGACCTCGATCCCGATTTCGACGGGCGAGCGGCTGACGACCAAATACGAGTTCCAGCGTGTGCTGGAAACCGGTGCTGCCTCTATCCTGCAGATGAACGTGGCGCGTGCCGGCGGCATTCTGGAATCCAAGAAGATCGCCGGCATGGCGGAGGCGCATTATGCGCAGATCGCGCCGCATCTCTACAACGGCCCCATCGGCGCCGCTGCAAGCATCCAACTTGCCGCGTCCTCGCCGAATTTCCTGATCCATGAGGCGATCGTCGATTTCTCGGGCTTCTACGCCGAGATCCTGAAGACGCCGCTGCGCTTCGAGGACGGCTACTTGATCCCGTCAGACGAACCGGGGCTGGGCGTGGAACTCAATCTCGATGTCGTCGCCAAACACTCACCTTACGAAGGGCAGCGACTGCATCTGCAAATGGATGACAAGCCCGCCGACGTGAAGGCTTTTGCCCCGGCCCGCGGCTGA
- a CDS encoding ABC transporter permease, producing the protein MTVFLFILRKLAGALAVMFTVSLLVYLALEVNVGDVAVKVLGQFSTPAQRAQWLTANGYDDPFIIRYGRWLWSFVTGDWGMSTYYRAPVSQLIPDRLAASGILAGGALLIIVPVGLFAGVIAGMRPGSVLDRVISFIAIATTSIPDFASAVFFSAVFVFWLHWLPGASTMLTGFSLQQIILPVLVLGFYSTGYLARVTRASMIEVMGTHYVRTARLKGASTARIVWRHALRNALITPVTVIMLQFPWLLSGVIVVEVFYAYKGFGTLLYDAALNSDIRLVEACAMVSVVVVVATQILSDLAYGWLNPRVSLLDAAKGRK; encoded by the coding sequence GTGACCGTTTTCCTTTTCATTCTTCGTAAACTGGCAGGCGCACTCGCGGTGATGTTTACCGTGTCGCTGCTCGTTTACCTGGCGCTGGAGGTCAATGTCGGCGATGTCGCCGTCAAGGTCCTCGGCCAGTTCTCGACGCCGGCCCAGCGCGCGCAGTGGCTGACGGCCAATGGTTACGACGATCCTTTCATCATTCGTTACGGCCGCTGGCTCTGGTCCTTCGTGACCGGAGACTGGGGCATGTCCACCTATTATCGTGCGCCGGTTTCCCAGCTGATCCCGGACCGCCTTGCGGCTTCGGGCATCCTGGCGGGCGGAGCACTGCTCATCATCGTTCCGGTCGGCTTGTTTGCAGGAGTCATTGCCGGCATGCGCCCGGGTTCAGTGCTTGATCGCGTTATTTCCTTCATCGCGATCGCCACGACCTCGATCCCGGATTTCGCCTCTGCCGTCTTCTTCTCGGCCGTCTTCGTGTTCTGGCTACATTGGCTGCCCGGTGCCAGCACCATGCTGACGGGTTTTTCGCTGCAACAGATCATCCTGCCGGTTCTGGTGCTCGGCTTCTATTCCACCGGTTATCTGGCGCGTGTCACCCGCGCCTCGATGATCGAAGTCATGGGCACGCATTATGTCCGCACGGCGCGGCTGAAAGGTGCCAGCACGGCGCGCATCGTGTGGCGTCATGCACTGCGCAATGCGCTGATCACGCCGGTTACCGTCATCATGCTGCAGTTTCCATGGCTGCTTTCGGGCGTCATCGTCGTGGAGGTCTTCTATGCCTATAAGGGCTTCGGCACGCTTCTTTATGACGCCGCGCTCAACAGCGATATTCGCCTTGTCGAGGCCTGCGCGATGGTGAGTGTCGTGGTCGTCGTTGCCACACAGATCCTCTCCGACTTAGCCTATGGCTGGCTCAACCCCCGCGTCTCGCTGCTCGATGCAGCCAAGGGACGGAAGTGA
- a CDS encoding aldehyde dehydrogenase family protein, which translates to MTEYRNFIAGEFRSSGTLVPVLNPATEAQFAKVPSATVAEAIEAVEAAAKAQKEWRALPAIARGDALRKFAAVIEQRAEKIGAALALESGKSLADATGEAIYGAELMRYHAEWARRIEGEIIPSDNANETLLLKREAIGVVACLIPFNFPIYTLVRKIAPALIAGNAVVVRPSNSTPTSAFEIAEAAVEAGLPAGLINILTMSHEVAATLCTHPKVGMITLTGSLQAGRVVLDYCKANIAKPSLELGGKTPVIIEPDADLDAVAAQLVAAKTNHCGQLCTAPERVYVHRSIHGALLAKLKAGFAARAFGDRSVDASRVGPLATKSAQTNVHKAVLKAVEQGARIEAGGILPEGPGFFYQPTLLSNCRQDMEIIAEEIFGPVLPVVAYDTTEEALALANDHQFGLSSVLFTNDHRTIMRFSDAIEAGEFYVNRFPADPYQGYHAGWKRSGLGGDDGKYGMLEFTQTRLVILKH; encoded by the coding sequence ATGACGGAATATCGCAATTTCATCGCCGGAGAATTCCGGTCTTCCGGCACGCTGGTGCCGGTGCTCAACCCAGCAACGGAAGCCCAATTCGCCAAAGTGCCGTCGGCGACTGTGGCCGAAGCTATCGAGGCTGTCGAGGCCGCGGCGAAGGCGCAGAAAGAATGGCGTGCGCTGCCGGCGATTGCACGCGGTGATGCGCTGCGAAAGTTTGCCGCCGTCATCGAGCAGCGGGCCGAAAAGATCGGCGCGGCACTGGCGCTGGAATCCGGCAAGAGCCTTGCCGATGCGACGGGCGAAGCGATCTATGGCGCCGAGCTGATGCGTTATCACGCCGAATGGGCGCGGCGTATCGAAGGCGAAATCATCCCCAGCGACAATGCCAATGAGACGCTGCTTTTGAAGCGCGAGGCGATCGGTGTCGTCGCCTGCCTTATCCCCTTCAACTTCCCGATCTACACGCTGGTGCGCAAGATCGCCCCGGCACTGATCGCCGGCAATGCCGTCGTCGTGCGCCCGAGCAATTCGACGCCGACATCGGCCTTCGAGATTGCCGAGGCTGCGGTCGAGGCGGGCTTGCCGGCCGGACTCATCAACATTCTCACCATGTCGCACGAGGTTGCGGCCACGCTCTGCACGCATCCGAAGGTCGGGATGATCACTTTGACCGGCAGCCTGCAGGCCGGTCGTGTCGTGCTGGATTATTGCAAGGCAAACATTGCCAAGCCATCGCTGGAACTCGGTGGCAAGACGCCCGTCATCATCGAGCCGGATGCCGATCTCGATGCAGTCGCCGCGCAGCTTGTTGCTGCCAAGACCAATCATTGCGGCCAGCTCTGCACAGCGCCGGAACGCGTCTATGTGCATCGTTCCATTCATGGCGCGCTGCTTGCCAAGCTGAAGGCAGGCTTTGCCGCGCGCGCCTTCGGCGATCGCTCGGTCGACGCGTCCCGTGTCGGTCCGCTCGCCACCAAGTCTGCGCAGACGAATGTGCACAAGGCCGTGTTGAAGGCGGTGGAGCAGGGCGCGCGGATCGAGGCCGGCGGCATCTTGCCTGAAGGCCCCGGCTTCTTTTATCAACCGACGCTGCTCTCCAATTGCCGTCAGGATATGGAGATCATCGCCGAAGAGATTTTCGGCCCTGTGCTGCCTGTTGTCGCCTATGACACGACGGAGGAGGCGCTGGCGCTTGCCAATGACCATCAGTTCGGTCTGAGCTCGGTGCTCTTCACAAACGATCACCGTACGATCATGCGCTTTTCCGATGCGATCGAGGCCGGCGAATTCTACGTCAACCGGTTCCCGGCCGACCCCTATCAGGGCTATCACGCCGGCTGGAAGCGCTCAGGCCTCGGCGGCGACGATGGCAAATACGGTATGCTCGAATTCACCCAGACGCGCCTCGTCATACTCAAGCATTGA
- a CDS encoding dipeptide ABC transporter ATP-binding protein, with the protein MSSNENQPILRVENLSVALPKGADRPYAVKAASFDLKPREILCIVGESGSGKSVLSSALMGAVAEGLKVAGGKVMLGDTDLVGLSERAFRAIRGSDIAMIFQEPIASLNPAMTVSAQIEEVFELHSDFDAAERRRRARALVESMHLPNPDRILQAYPHELSGGQCQRVVIAMALAMNPRVLIADEPTTALDVTTQAQVLKLVRELRDLHDHGIVFITHDFGVVADIADRVAVMRHGEIVEIGEAKQVLTAPNHPYTKELIAAVPSLTPHDRPVAPTGAEPVLAVRDLQHSYGSVQVLKHVELTLPPGRVLSIVGESGCGKSTLAKAMIRLIEPKSGRVEVAGADLLGLSPAPLRARRRSIQMIFQDPFGSLNPRRRVGPMIARSAQLAGMEAGEAKRRAEELLDLVGLQKSAYWRKPSAFSGGQRQRIGIARALAMRPDVLIADESVSALDVSVQAQVLKLLRELQEKLQLAIVFITHDLRVAAQISDEIVVMQKGEIVERGSAAQVLQAPTHPYTRTLLDAAPGRSTF; encoded by the coding sequence ATGAGCAGCAACGAAAACCAGCCGATCCTTCGGGTCGAAAATCTGAGCGTCGCCCTGCCGAAGGGAGCCGACCGGCCCTACGCCGTGAAAGCTGCGAGCTTCGATCTGAAGCCGCGGGAAATCCTCTGTATCGTCGGCGAGTCCGGTTCGGGCAAGTCGGTCCTGTCGAGCGCGCTGATGGGCGCGGTCGCGGAAGGGCTGAAGGTTGCCGGCGGTAAGGTCATGCTCGGGGATACCGATCTCGTCGGTCTCTCAGAACGGGCGTTCCGCGCTATCCGAGGCAGCGATATCGCCATGATCTTCCAGGAGCCGATTGCTTCGCTCAATCCGGCGATGACGGTCTCGGCGCAGATCGAAGAAGTCTTCGAACTGCATTCGGATTTCGATGCCGCCGAGCGCAGGAGACGTGCCCGGGCGCTGGTCGAATCCATGCATTTGCCGAACCCTGACCGTATCCTGCAGGCCTATCCGCACGAACTTTCCGGTGGCCAGTGCCAGCGTGTCGTCATCGCCATGGCGCTTGCCATGAACCCGCGCGTGCTGATTGCCGACGAGCCGACGACGGCGCTCGACGTGACGACGCAGGCGCAGGTGCTGAAACTGGTGCGCGAACTGCGCGACCTGCATGACCACGGCATCGTCTTCATCACCCATGATTTCGGTGTGGTGGCCGATATTGCCGATCGCGTGGCGGTGATGCGCCATGGTGAGATCGTCGAGATCGGTGAGGCGAAGCAGGTGCTGACGGCCCCGAACCACCCCTATACCAAGGAGCTTATCGCAGCAGTTCCGAGCCTGACGCCACATGATCGTCCTGTCGCGCCGACAGGCGCGGAGCCGGTGCTTGCAGTTCGTGATCTGCAGCATTCCTACGGCAGCGTTCAGGTTCTGAAGCACGTGGAGCTGACATTGCCGCCGGGCCGGGTTCTCTCCATCGTCGGTGAATCCGGTTGCGGCAAGTCCACGCTTGCCAAGGCTATGATCCGGCTGATCGAACCGAAAAGCGGCCGGGTAGAAGTGGCGGGTGCCGATCTTCTCGGTCTTTCGCCGGCACCGCTGCGGGCTCGCCGCCGGTCGATCCAGATGATTTTCCAGGATCCGTTCGGTTCGCTCAATCCGCGCCGCCGCGTCGGGCCGATGATTGCACGGTCCGCCCAGCTGGCCGGCATGGAAGCAGGCGAGGCGAAGCGTCGTGCGGAAGAACTGCTCGATCTCGTCGGCCTGCAGAAGAGTGCCTATTGGCGCAAGCCATCTGCATTTTCCGGCGGACAGCGGCAGCGTATCGGCATTGCCCGGGCGCTTGCCATGCGGCCGGATGTGCTGATCGCGGATGAGAGCGTTTCGGCGCTCGACGTCTCCGTGCAGGCGCAGGTTCTGAAACTGCTTCGCGAGCTGCAGGAGAAGCTGCAGCTCGCCATCGTCTTCATCACTCACGACCTGCGCGTCGCTGCCCAGATCAGCGACGAGATCGTGGTGATGCAGAAGGGTGAAATCGTCGAGCGTGGCAGTGCGGCTCAGGTGCTGCAGGCGCCGACGCACCCCTATACGAGAACGCTTCTCGACGCGGCGCCGGGCCGCAGCACATTCTAG